The Candidatus Izemoplasma sp. genome has a window encoding:
- a CDS encoding phosphopentomutase: protein MFKRVFLIVIDSVGCGALEDANEFGDVGSNTIKHISEVAGPIHLPTMEKLGYGHLTEINGVKPIDDPLGYYTKMKEISNGKDTMTGHWEIMGLKIENPFITFTENGFPDELIKELEERTGRHIVGNKAESGTVIIDEYGEHQLETGDLIVYTSADSVLQIAAHEEKIGLDELYEACEIAREITLKDEWKVGRVIARPFVGDKKGHFKRTANRHDYALKPYGDTTLNFLEDKGLDVVAFGKINDIYDGEGITESYRHGSNKEGMENFINYAKKDFNGLAYINLVDFDALYGHRRNPEGYKDALEEFDGQLQILMDNLKDDDLLMVTADHGNDPTFKGTDHTREYVPLLIYGNTLSSGHIPIRQTFADIAATVSDNFNAKVPPHGKSFLDKLK from the coding sequence ATGTTTAAACGCGTATTTTTAATCGTCATTGATTCCGTTGGATGCGGAGCATTAGAAGATGCCAATGAGTTTGGTGATGTCGGTAGCAATACCATCAAACATATCAGTGAAGTGGCAGGGCCAATTCATCTCCCGACAATGGAGAAATTAGGATATGGTCATTTAACCGAGATTAATGGTGTTAAGCCAATTGATGATCCCCTCGGGTATTACACCAAAATGAAAGAAATTAGTAACGGTAAAGACACTATGACTGGTCATTGGGAAATCATGGGATTGAAAATTGAAAATCCTTTTATAACATTCACAGAAAACGGCTTTCCAGACGAATTAATTAAAGAACTAGAAGAACGGACAGGCCGCCATATTGTTGGAAACAAGGCCGAAAGTGGTACTGTCATTATTGATGAATATGGCGAACACCAATTAGAAACAGGCGACTTAATTGTCTATACATCCGCAGATAGTGTTTTACAAATTGCGGCACACGAAGAAAAAATTGGTCTAGACGAACTATATGAAGCCTGTGAAATTGCCCGAGAAATCACTTTAAAAGATGAGTGGAAAGTAGGGCGCGTTATTGCTAGACCATTCGTGGGCGATAAAAAAGGTCACTTTAAACGTACCGCAAATCGTCATGATTATGCCTTAAAACCCTATGGTGATACCACCCTAAACTTTTTAGAAGATAAAGGCCTAGATGTTGTTGCCTTTGGTAAAATTAATGATATCTATGATGGTGAAGGCATCACTGAAAGTTATCGTCATGGGTCAAATAAAGAAGGTATGGAAAACTTCATCAACTATGCTAAAAAAGATTTCAACGGACTTGCTTATATCAATTTAGTGGATTTTGATGCCTTATATGGACATAGAAGAAACCCAGAAGGGTATAAAGATGCTTTAGAAGAATTTGATGGCCAATTACAAATTCTAATGGATAACTTAAAAGATGATGATCTTTTAATGGTCACAGCAGATCACGGAAATGATCCAACATTTAAAGGAACAGATCATACAAGAGAATATGTGCCACTGTTAATCTATGGTAATACGCTAAGTAGTGGTCATATCCCTATAAGACAAACATTCGCAGATATTGCTGCGACTGTCAGCGACAATTTCAATGCGAAGGTACCACCCCATGGAAAAAGTTTTCTAGATAAACTCAAGTAA
- a CDS encoding acyl-CoA dehydratase activase-related protein, translating to MKRIGIDIGSTTIKTVIIDEANKIVYKDYLRHKSSITSSLLTLLKTVDQHFPEETMMVNFTGSAGMLLAKGINVQFTQEVISATMALKEDGGHFDVCIELGGEDAKIIFFDGNNIEQRMNGTCAGGTGAFIDQMATLINRQTPELNDLAKAHQKIYPIASRCGVFAKSDIQPLLNQGASHADIAASIYQAIVNQTIAGLSQGRTIEGRVAFLGGPLTFSSELRQRFITTLHLEDVFIPENGEVFVAYGAALEADTSELLIDHLIERVILHDQNNRKKVRKTLPALFKDKEELQTFIDRHNKNAVKERSLDTYHGNAYLGIDAGSTTTKMVLISDDNEILHYYYSHNQGNPIEIIKHALSELYQSMPKEVVIKGAYSTGYGEELIKHAFTLDGNEVETICHAKAAQFFNPDVDFIIDIGGQDMKCFKLDDGMITSIILNEACSSGCGSFLETFSTSMGYDIKAFAELALEATQPVDLGSRCTVFMNSGVKQAQADAAPTKDISAGLAYSVVKNALYKVIRTTNVKRDLGENIIVQGGTFYNNAVLRAFEKEIGMTVTRPNIAGLMGAFGAAIVAKEHATDTVSRIVTFNGLKDFTYETKNAVCRQCNNNCQLTINMFKDHKYISGNRCERGAGITQHKDDIPNLYLYKYNKIISYTSNHLNDYNYTIGIPLVLNMYENIPFWQTLFEDLNIEVIYSDRSNKALYELGQNSIPSDTACYPAKLVHGHIENLLTKDIDAIFYPNMPFNVVEKDYRDNEYNCPVVAFYPEVIDANLEHIDQKRYFKPYLSFNNKTHFVKNLIDVFKDVLPLKKRAVKQAYDKAIKAYQDYREDVIKEGERALKYAKEHHKNIILLAGRPYHIDPEINHGLPKLMRSLDVVVISEDSVNTKANQESVNVLNQWTYHTRLYDSAKFIAHVPNANMIQLVSFGCGLDAITSDEIKHILESHHQRYTQIKIDEVNNLGTANIRIRSLLSTMEGDPDNG from the coding sequence ATGAAACGAATTGGTATTGATATTGGAAGCACAACCATAAAAACAGTTATTATAGATGAGGCAAATAAGATCGTCTATAAAGACTATTTACGCCATAAAAGCTCAATTACATCATCCTTATTAACACTTTTAAAAACCGTTGATCAACATTTTCCTGAAGAAACGATGATGGTGAATTTTACGGGGAGTGCCGGTATGCTACTTGCGAAAGGCATAAATGTGCAGTTTACACAAGAAGTCATTAGTGCCACAATGGCTTTAAAAGAAGATGGAGGACATTTTGATGTTTGTATCGAACTCGGGGGAGAAGATGCAAAAATCATTTTTTTTGATGGGAATAACATTGAACAACGCATGAACGGAACGTGTGCAGGTGGAACTGGCGCTTTTATCGATCAAATGGCGACACTGATCAACCGCCAAACACCTGAATTAAATGACTTAGCTAAAGCACATCAAAAAATATATCCTATTGCTTCTCGATGTGGTGTTTTTGCTAAAAGCGATATTCAACCATTGTTGAATCAAGGCGCGAGTCATGCGGACATCGCAGCCAGTATTTATCAAGCAATCGTCAACCAAACAATCGCAGGCCTATCCCAAGGAAGAACAATAGAAGGACGCGTTGCTTTTTTAGGAGGCCCATTAACGTTTTCTAGCGAACTACGCCAACGTTTCATTACTACATTGCATCTGGAGGATGTGTTTATTCCTGAAAACGGTGAAGTCTTTGTCGCCTATGGCGCAGCCTTAGAGGCTGACACATCAGAGCTCTTAATCGACCACTTAATTGAACGGGTTATTTTGCATGACCAAAACAATAGAAAAAAAGTAAGAAAAACTTTACCTGCTCTATTTAAAGACAAAGAAGAACTTCAAACATTCATTGACCGACATAATAAAAACGCCGTAAAAGAACGCTCACTAGATACATATCATGGTAATGCCTATTTAGGTATTGATGCCGGGAGCACAACAACGAAAATGGTCCTAATTTCAGACGATAATGAGATTCTTCATTATTATTATTCACATAACCAAGGGAATCCGATTGAAATCATCAAGCATGCCCTATCTGAATTATACCAATCCATGCCAAAAGAAGTTGTTATTAAGGGAGCTTATAGTACTGGATACGGTGAAGAACTGATTAAACATGCCTTTACCCTGGATGGCAATGAAGTCGAAACAATCTGTCACGCAAAAGCAGCACAGTTCTTTAATCCTGATGTTGATTTTATCATTGATATTGGTGGCCAAGATATGAAATGCTTTAAATTAGACGATGGGATGATTACATCAATTATTCTAAATGAAGCGTGTTCAAGCGGTTGTGGCTCGTTTTTAGAGACATTCTCAACGAGTATGGGCTATGACATCAAAGCCTTTGCTGAACTTGCATTAGAGGCAACTCAACCTGTTGATTTAGGAAGTCGCTGTACTGTGTTCATGAACAGTGGTGTTAAACAAGCACAAGCAGACGCTGCACCGACAAAAGATATTAGCGCAGGACTCGCTTATAGTGTGGTAAAAAACGCCTTATACAAAGTCATTAGAACCACCAATGTAAAACGAGATTTAGGTGAAAACATCATTGTTCAAGGGGGAACTTTTTATAATAATGCCGTATTACGCGCCTTTGAAAAAGAAATTGGTATGACTGTTACGCGCCCGAATATCGCAGGATTAATGGGAGCGTTTGGCGCTGCGATTGTCGCAAAGGAACACGCCACGGATACAGTCAGTCGTATCGTCACATTTAATGGGTTAAAAGATTTTACATACGAAACTAAAAATGCCGTCTGTCGTCAATGTAACAACAATTGCCAATTAACCATCAATATGTTTAAAGATCACAAATATATTTCTGGGAACCGTTGTGAACGCGGAGCTGGTATTACCCAACATAAAGATGATATTCCAAACCTTTATTTATATAAATATAATAAAATTATTTCGTATACTTCGAATCATTTAAATGACTACAACTACACAATCGGGATTCCACTTGTCCTTAATATGTATGAAAACATCCCTTTTTGGCAGACACTATTTGAAGATTTAAATATTGAAGTTATCTATAGTGATCGGTCTAATAAAGCACTGTATGAACTTGGACAAAACAGTATCCCGAGTGATACAGCATGTTATCCCGCTAAACTCGTTCATGGTCATATTGAAAACTTACTGACTAAAGACATCGATGCCATTTTTTATCCTAATATGCCGTTTAATGTGGTTGAAAAAGATTATCGAGACAATGAATATAACTGTCCTGTCGTTGCCTTTTATCCAGAAGTGATTGATGCCAATCTTGAACATATTGATCAAAAACGATATTTTAAACCCTATTTATCTTTTAATAACAAAACTCACTTTGTCAAAAACTTAATTGATGTATTTAAAGATGTCTTACCTCTTAAAAAAAGAGCTGTGAAACAGGCATATGATAAGGCTATTAAAGCCTATCAAGATTACCGAGAAGATGTTATAAAAGAGGGCGAAAGGGCCTTAAAGTATGCGAAAGAGCATCATAAAAACATTATATTATTAGCCGGTAGACCCTATCATATCGACCCAGAAATCAATCATGGTTTACCGAAACTTATGCGAAGTTTAGATGTCGTTGTGATTAGTGAAGATAGTGTTAATACAAAGGCTAATCAAGAATCTGTCAATGTCTTAAACCAATGGACATATCACACAAGACTCTATGATAGCGCGAAGTTTATCGCACATGTTCCGAATGCCAATATGATTCAATTAGTATCTTTTGGGTGTGGATTAGACGCCATTACCTCTGATGAAATTAAACATATCTTAGAATCTCATCATCAACGGTATACACAAATCAAAATTGATGAAGTCAATAACCTAGGTACGGCAAATATCCGTATTCGAAGTTTACTCTCAACGATGGAAGGAGACCCAGATAATGGCTAA
- the queA gene encoding tRNA preQ1(34) S-adenosylmethionine ribosyltransferase-isomerase QueA, whose product MKLEDFNYELPDNLIAQTPLKNRSDSRLMVLDKTTGNTQHDIFSNILSYLKKDDVLVLNNTSVIPARLFGTKEATGASIEVLLLEQKHDDLWECLVRKAKKIKVGTLVTFGDGRLKAECVAVHDQGIREFKMLYDGVFYEILEALGEMPLPPYIHEKLEDPDRYQTVYSKVKGSAAAPTAGLHFTKELLNELETAGITIVHVTLHVGLGTFRPVSVDNIKEHKMHEEYYHMSQVTADILNKAKQNNQRIVAVGTTSLRTLETIIKKHDKFIETSGYSDIFIYPGYDFQAIDALITNFHLPKSTLLMLVSALASKDIIMNAYQEAIKRHYRFFSFGDSMLIT is encoded by the coding sequence ATGAAGTTAGAAGATTTTAATTATGAACTTCCCGATAATTTAATTGCGCAAACACCCTTAAAAAATCGTAGTGATTCACGATTAATGGTCCTTGATAAAACAACCGGTAACACACAGCACGATATATTTTCAAACATTTTATCGTATTTAAAAAAAGACGATGTTCTAGTTTTAAACAACACATCAGTTATTCCGGCAAGATTATTTGGAACTAAAGAAGCAACTGGCGCATCGATTGAAGTCTTATTATTAGAACAAAAACATGACGATTTATGGGAATGTTTGGTTCGCAAGGCTAAAAAAATCAAAGTTGGCACACTTGTTACCTTTGGTGATGGTCGCTTAAAAGCAGAATGTGTCGCTGTGCATGATCAAGGTATCCGTGAATTCAAAATGCTTTACGATGGTGTTTTTTATGAAATATTAGAAGCGCTTGGTGAAATGCCACTGCCCCCTTATATCCATGAAAAGCTAGAAGATCCCGATCGTTACCAAACTGTCTATAGCAAGGTGAAAGGGAGTGCGGCTGCGCCAACTGCTGGGCTTCATTTTACAAAAGAACTCTTAAACGAATTAGAAACGGCAGGTATTACCATTGTACATGTTACATTACATGTCGGATTAGGAACCTTTCGTCCTGTTAGTGTCGATAATATTAAAGAACATAAAATGCATGAAGAATATTACCATATGTCACAAGTTACAGCAGATATCTTAAACAAAGCTAAGCAAAACAATCAACGTATTGTTGCTGTAGGGACAACCTCGCTTAGAACACTTGAGACGATTATAAAGAAACACGATAAATTTATCGAAACCAGTGGCTATAGCGATATATTCATCTATCCAGGATATGACTTTCAAGCAATCGATGCACTTATTACAAACTTTCATTTACCTAAATCAACATTATTAATGCTTGTTAGTGCCCTAGCGTCTAAAGATATTATTATGAATGCTTATCAAGAAGCAATCAAGAGACACTATCGTTTCTTCAGTTTTGGAGACAGTATGTTAATCACATAA
- the tgt gene encoding tRNA guanosine(34) transglycosylase Tgt — protein sequence MFKYELIHECKQTGARYGKLHTAHGTFETPIFMPVGTKATVKTLDNTEIHEVSDDLILGNTYHLWLQPGDELIKDHGGIRGFSKWDGALLTDSGGYQVFSLSDIRTITEEGVEFRHHKSGAKLFMRPEDSIRIQNNLGADIIMSFDECPPFDASYDYMKDSVERTIRWAKRGKDVHQKKDTQALFGIVQGGPFIDLRKHSLKALTDIGFDGYSIGGLSVGETKAEMYTVLDALKDDMPKDKPRYLMGVGTPDDLIEGVIRGVDMFDCVNPTRLARHGSAMTSVGRISIKSKRYEADQSPLDANCDCKVCQTYTKSYLRHLFKANENLGPRLVTYHNLYFLKTLMYNIREAIKADRLNDFKTSFFDRYYK from the coding sequence ATGTTTAAATATGAACTAATCCATGAGTGTAAACAAACGGGAGCACGCTATGGTAAACTCCATACAGCGCACGGAACCTTTGAAACCCCGATATTCATGCCTGTTGGCACGAAGGCAACCGTTAAAACACTTGATAATACAGAAATTCACGAAGTCAGTGATGATTTAATTTTAGGCAATACCTACCATTTATGGTTACAACCTGGCGATGAACTCATAAAAGATCATGGGGGAATTCGTGGTTTTAGCAAATGGGATGGTGCCTTATTAACAGATAGTGGTGGGTATCAAGTCTTTAGTCTTAGTGATATCCGTACTATCACGGAAGAAGGGGTCGAATTTCGACATCACAAAAGCGGCGCTAAATTATTTATGCGCCCGGAAGATTCAATTCGCATACAAAACAATCTAGGCGCAGATATCATAATGAGTTTTGATGAATGTCCACCATTTGATGCCTCCTATGATTATATGAAAGATAGTGTCGAAAGAACAATCCGATGGGCCAAACGTGGAAAAGACGTTCACCAAAAGAAAGATACACAAGCTTTATTTGGAATTGTACAGGGTGGGCCATTCATTGATTTACGAAAACACTCACTCAAAGCCTTAACCGATATTGGCTTTGATGGTTATTCAATTGGTGGCTTAAGTGTGGGTGAAACCAAAGCAGAGATGTATACGGTACTTGATGCACTTAAAGATGATATGCCCAAAGATAAACCGCGTTACTTAATGGGAGTAGGAACGCCAGATGACCTCATAGAAGGGGTTATTCGGGGTGTTGATATGTTTGATTGTGTCAATCCAACCCGTTTAGCAAGACACGGTAGCGCGATGACAAGTGTCGGACGGATCTCAATCAAAAGCAAACGCTATGAAGCTGATCAATCACCTCTCGATGCCAACTGTGATTGTAAAGTTTGTCAAACTTATACCAAAAGTTATTTACGGCATTTATTTAAAGCAAATGAAAATCTTGGGCCTCGTTTAGTGACCTATCACAACCTATATTTCTTAAAAACATTAATGTATAATATCAGAGAAGCCATAAAAGCAGATCGGTTGAATGATTTTAAAACATCATTTTTTGATCGGTACTATAAATAG
- a CDS encoding DUF805 domain-containing protein, whose translation MFILESYTKFFTRILDFMGVSSRKEFWPIFLTNALIVTLLRVMSAQVSGVFGTISIVFGLIILIPSITLGIRRLHDIHKSGWNMLLHFIPVFGSIYLIALWAQPGDLSNVDKTLN comes from the coding sequence ATGTTTATATTAGAAAGTTATACCAAGTTTTTCACACGCATTTTAGATTTTATGGGTGTATCGAGTAGAAAAGAATTTTGGCCTATATTTCTTACCAATGCCTTAATTGTGACGTTATTACGCGTTATGTCAGCGCAAGTTAGTGGCGTATTTGGAACGATATCAATCGTGTTCGGATTAATTATCTTAATCCCATCGATTACACTTGGCATCCGCCGTTTACACGATATTCACAAAAGTGGTTGGAATATGCTTCTACACTTCATTCCAGTGTTTGGTTCTATTTATTTAATCGCTTTATGGGCTCAACCTGGCGACTTATCAAACGTTGATAAAACACTTAACTAA
- a CDS encoding tryptophanase: MDKKYVAPPYRIKMVEPIKVTTRKEREKYLKEAGYNLFSLRSEDVYIDLLTDSGTGAMSHHQWGALMQGDEAYAGSRSFYKLESVVKEITGYKYVIPAHQGRGAEQVMLPQLVDKEGMYFISNMHFDTTRAHVELAGARALDCVIDACFDTETYHPFKGNFDLEQLEYLIQDKKPENVAGIIMTITNNSAGGQPVSLENMKHVRELADKYNLTVLIDGARYAENAYYIKQREAAYHDKSIQDIAKETFDLADIFLMSSKKDGLVNIGGLIAIKDNESLFNKCRTYIVPMEGFPTYGGLAGRDMEALSVGLKEALEEPYLEHRLDQVRYLGERLRTAGVPVQYPIGGHAVFVDCKKFAPHIPYDQFPAQAVCNAVYLEAGIRPVEIGSFLLGRDPDTLENLESPMELMRLTIPRRTYTYKHLDVVAEAVISVYNSRESLKGLTFTYEPPVLRHFTARLKPID, from the coding sequence ATGGACAAGAAATATGTGGCTCCACCATACCGTATCAAGATGGTTGAGCCAATTAAAGTTACGACCCGAAAAGAACGCGAAAAATATCTTAAAGAAGCAGGGTACAATCTGTTTAGTTTACGCAGTGAAGATGTGTATATTGATTTACTCACAGATAGTGGCACAGGCGCAATGAGTCACCATCAATGGGGTGCATTGATGCAAGGTGACGAAGCTTATGCAGGGAGCCGTAGTTTTTATAAACTAGAATCAGTCGTTAAAGAAATTACTGGCTATAAATACGTTATCCCAGCACATCAAGGACGTGGGGCTGAACAAGTTATGTTACCCCAATTGGTTGATAAAGAGGGGATGTATTTTATTTCAAATATGCATTTTGATACGACTCGAGCACATGTTGAATTAGCGGGTGCTAGGGCTCTTGATTGTGTTATAGATGCCTGTTTTGATACAGAAACGTATCATCCATTTAAAGGGAATTTTGACTTAGAACAACTTGAGTATTTAATCCAAGACAAAAAACCTGAAAATGTTGCTGGTATTATTATGACCATAACCAACAATAGTGCTGGGGGACAACCTGTAAGCCTTGAGAATATGAAGCATGTGAGAGAGTTAGCAGACAAATACAATCTCACGGTATTGATAGATGGTGCCCGTTATGCTGAAAATGCTTATTACATTAAACAACGGGAAGCGGCTTATCACGATAAAAGTATACAAGACATCGCTAAAGAGACTTTTGATTTAGCTGATATCTTTTTGATGAGTAGTAAAAAAGATGGGCTGGTAAATATTGGGGGTCTCATTGCGATTAAAGATAATGAGTCATTATTCAATAAATGTCGTACTTATATCGTTCCGATGGAAGGTTTTCCAACATATGGCGGGCTTGCTGGCCGCGATATGGAGGCCTTAAGTGTTGGATTAAAAGAAGCGCTTGAAGAGCCATATTTAGAACACCGTCTTGATCAGGTTAGGTATTTAGGTGAACGCTTAAGAACGGCTGGTGTACCTGTACAATATCCCATCGGAGGCCATGCAGTGTTTGTTGATTGTAAAAAATTTGCACCGCATATCCCTTATGATCAGTTTCCAGCACAAGCTGTCTGTAATGCCGTATATTTAGAGGCGGGTATTCGTCCGGTTGAAATTGGGAGTTTCCTATTAGGAAGAGATCCTGATACCTTAGAAAACTTAGAGAGTCCAATGGAGTTGATGCGGTTAACAATTCCTAGAAGAACATATACATATAAGCATTTAGATGTTGTCGCAGAAGCTGTTATTAGTGTCTATAATTCACGTGAATCATTGAAGGGATTAACCTTTACTTATGAACCACCAGTATTAAGACATTTTACAGCCAGATTAAAACCTATTGATTAA
- the ruvB gene encoding Holliday junction branch migration DNA helicase RuvB, with product MNENVFTEEPLAEDIENHSLRPKYLTEYIGQSEVKEMMNIFITAAKHRNESLDHVLLYGPPGLGKTTMANIIANEIGVNIKVTSGPSIERSGDLAVILTSLEPGDILFIDEIHRLPRIVEEILYPAMEDFVIDIVVGHDATSKSIRVELPPFTLVGATTRFGDLSAPLRDRFGVVHKLTYYTENELTEICARTARIYDTTIHEDATSEIARRSRGTPRITNRLFRRVRDFADVLNDGVISKDMCELALDKLHIDHIGLDAKDHAYLLGIIENFEGGPVGLESLAASIGEEPTTIEDVYEPYLLQIGFIKRTPRGRVATDKAYKHLKKKHNMRLF from the coding sequence ATGAATGAAAATGTATTTACAGAAGAACCCTTAGCTGAAGATATCGAAAACCATTCCTTACGACCGAAGTACTTAACTGAGTATATTGGTCAAAGCGAAGTGAAAGAGATGATGAATATCTTTATCACTGCCGCAAAACATCGGAATGAGTCACTTGATCATGTTTTGCTTTATGGCCCACCTGGCCTAGGGAAAACAACTATGGCGAACATCATCGCCAATGAGATTGGTGTCAATATAAAAGTAACCAGTGGACCATCAATCGAGCGTAGTGGTGATTTGGCGGTTATTTTAACAAGTCTAGAACCTGGTGATATCCTATTTATTGATGAAATTCATCGTCTCCCTCGTATTGTTGAAGAAATTCTGTATCCTGCGATGGAAGATTTTGTCATTGATATCGTCGTTGGGCATGATGCTACCTCAAAATCTATCCGTGTTGAGTTGCCACCTTTTACCCTTGTAGGTGCAACAACGCGTTTCGGTGATTTAAGTGCCCCCTTACGTGATCGTTTTGGTGTTGTACACAAGTTAACTTACTATACTGAAAATGAACTTACTGAAATTTGTGCAAGAACAGCGCGGATATATGACACAACCATTCATGAAGATGCTACCTCTGAAATTGCTAGAAGAAGCCGGGGTACACCCCGAATTACCAATCGTTTGTTCCGCCGTGTCAGAGATTTTGCCGATGTTTTAAATGATGGCGTAATTTCTAAAGATATGTGCGAGCTTGCACTCGATAAATTACATATTGATCATATTGGTCTTGATGCCAAAGATCATGCGTATTTACTCGGGATTATAGAAAACTTTGAAGGTGGCCCTGTCGGACTAGAAAGTTTAGCCGCATCCATCGGAGAAGAACCTACAACAATAGAAGATGTCTATGAACCCTACTTATTACAAATTGGTTTTATTAAGCGTACCCCAAGAGGTCGTGTCGCAACAGATAAAGCCTATAAACACCTAAAGAAAAAACATAACATGAGGTTATTTTAA
- a CDS encoding queuosine precursor transporter, protein MSNEVLWLLFALVNFLLITTAYKLFGKTGLFAWIALGTILANIQVLKSIDLSVAGITLAATLGNIMYGTLFLVTDALGEKYGIKDARRAVTIGFFSLITTVIVMSMALMFTPNEADFADGALRTIFELVPGLAVASLVAYLASQFLDVYLFEKIKTKLPDKSFLWIRNNGSTLISQFVDTSIFVSIALLFGVFPQSLARDIYITTYVIKVIVAMLDTPFVYWIKSIKPLSD, encoded by the coding sequence ATGAGTAATGAAGTACTATGGTTATTATTTGCCTTGGTGAATTTTTTATTAATCACAACGGCATATAAATTATTTGGTAAAACGGGCTTATTTGCCTGGATTGCCCTCGGCACTATTTTGGCTAATATTCAAGTATTAAAAAGTATTGATTTATCGGTTGCGGGGATTACCTTAGCCGCAACGCTTGGTAATATCATGTATGGGACACTGTTTTTAGTGACAGATGCCTTAGGTGAGAAATACGGGATTAAAGATGCAAGACGGGCTGTGACTATCGGATTCTTTAGTTTAATTACAACCGTTATTGTGATGTCTATGGCATTAATGTTTACCCCTAACGAAGCTGATTTTGCGGACGGGGCATTACGGACAATCTTTGAACTTGTACCAGGACTTGCGGTCGCAAGTCTTGTTGCATACTTAGCATCACAGTTTTTAGATGTTTATTTATTTGAAAAGATTAAGACAAAACTACCAGACAAATCATTTTTATGGATTCGTAATAACGGATCAACCTTGATTAGTCAATTCGTCGATACATCCATCTTTGTATCGATTGCGCTACTGTTTGGTGTCTTTCCACAATCTTTAGCACGTGACATTTATATCACAACCTATGTCATCAAAGTAATTGTTGCGATGCTTGATACCCCATTTGTCTATTGGATCAAATCGATTAAGCCATTATCAGATTAG
- a CDS encoding transcriptional repressor: protein MQHTFKKLCQAHHISPSITRKSIFNYMHNSQDKHHPTVDDIYKNVKKEIPTLSKTTVYNVLNLFVEHNLVRAIPMATNQKQYELLLDNHSHFICNECHNIYDIPHVKTVLNKDNLHAFQIENEEVVLRGLCPECQSS from the coding sequence ATGCAACACACATTCAAAAAACTCTGTCAGGCGCATCATATTAGTCCATCGATTACCCGGAAATCAATATTTAACTATATGCACAACTCACAAGATAAACATCATCCAACGGTTGATGATATCTATAAAAACGTCAAAAAAGAGATTCCAACATTATCAAAAACAACTGTCTATAATGTATTAAATCTCTTTGTTGAGCATAATTTGGTGCGGGCTATTCCAATGGCCACAAATCAAAAACAATACGAACTCTTATTAGATAATCATTCCCATTTCATCTGTAATGAATGTCATAATATTTATGATATTCCACATGTCAAGACAGTATTGAATAAAGATAACTTACATGCGTTTCAGATTGAAAATGAAGAAGTCGTACTACGCGGCTTATGTCCGGAATGTCAATCATCTTAA